CTATACGGCACTGTATCACTCACTGATCATGCCGCAGACATACAGTGATGTGAATGGCGAATACCTTAGCATGGACGGCAAAACCGTTCGCAAAGCCGAAGGTTACACCCGCTATTCCACCTTCAGCCTGTGGGACACCTATCGCACGGTACACCCGCTCATTACGCTGACGCACCCCAAGCAGCAAACCGACATGCTGAAGTCCATGGCCGACATGGTGCATGACAGCGGCTGGCTGCCCAAGTGGGAATTGTTTGGTATGGAAGCGGCCACCATGGTGGGCGATCCGGCGGTACCTGTAGTGGTAGACAGCTACCGCAAAGGCCTGACCGATTTTGACGTGGAGGCCGTGTACGGCGCCATGGTTAAAGCGGCCACGCAAACCGAACCCTTCAACCACATGCGCCCCGGCCTGAAGCACTACCGCGAGTTGGGTTACATTCCGCAAGATGATCGCGGCGGTGAAGGTAAAGACTTTGGCTGGTTCAACGGCATTGTGTGGGGCACCGTGTCCACCACGCTGGAATACAACCTGGCCGACTGGAACATTGCCAAGCTGGCCGAGGCACTGGGCAAAACCGAAGACGCCAAAGCCTTCCACGAGCAAAGCCTGAGCTATCGCAAGCTGTACGATGAAGAAACCGGCTTCCTGCGTCCGCGCAATGTAGACGGCTCCTGGATGACGCCCTTCAATCCGCTCGATCGACATTGGGATATCCGCTGGGAAATGAGCGGTGGCCCCGGTTACGTTGAAGGCACCGCCTGGCAGTACTTGTTCTTTGTGCCGCACGACATGCCCGGCCTGATCGACATCATGGGTGAAGAGCAGTTTATTGCGCGACTGGACGAAAGTTTTGACGAATTTTATTTCGACATGACCAACGAGCCGGATATCCAGTACCCCTTCCTGTACAACTATGTGGCCGGTAAGGAATACCGCACCCAGGAAGAAGTACGCTACGCCGTAGACAAGTACTTCACCACCTCGCCCTGGGGTATTCCCGGTAACGATGACGCCGGCACCCTGTCTGCCTGGTTGGTGTTTGCCATGATGGGCTTCTATCCCGATCTGGTGGGCGAGCCCAGCTACCAGTTGGCGTTGCCAAGTTTTGCCCGCATCGATATCGATCTGGATCAGAACTACTACCCGGGTGAGAGCTTTTCCATCGTGGTGGACAACTTCAAAGACACCCACCGCTATCTCGCCGACAAAAAAGTCAATGGCGAGCCATTGGCGGCGTTCCAGCTAAGTCACGATGCCATCGTCAAAGGCGGCACCATGACACTCACCACATCACAGTACCGCGAGGTGAAGTGATATGAGCGTGGCAGAGAAGTTGTCCGGCAAGCTGGATGCTGTAAACGAATACGAGCGCGAACCGGTACCTGAAAAAAAAGTCAAGGGGTTCAAGAGTTTTCTCGGATTGGTGTCCGGCGAGCACATCGCCGGTACCGAATTCGTGATTGGCCCGTTGTTTGTGTTGCACGGCACGGCCTGGAACGATTTGTTCTGGGGCTTGTTGGTGGGCAACATTCTCGCCACGCTGAGTTGGGTGCTGCTGTGCGCACCCACCGCGGTTAAAACCCGGCTGACTATTTATTACCAACTGGAAAAAATCGCCGGGTTTAACCTTGTCAGTATTTTCAATTTTTTGAACGGCCTGCTGTTTTGTGTTGCAGCGGCCGCCATGATTGGCGTATCCGGCACGGCCATCGGCTACATGCTGGGCGTGGATATGCCGGGCCTGACGGATTTAATGCCGGGCAGCTTCGATGCCATTCTCATCGTGTTTGCCATCGGTGTGGTGATGGCCCTGGTGTCTACCTGGGGCTATGACTTCGTCAGTAAATTCTCACTGATTTTTGCACCCTGGATGCCGTTTATCTTCCTCGGGGCTGGCATTGCCATGTTGCCGCAGCTGGGCCTTACCCAGTGGTCGGACTTCTGGACCATTGCCGAAACCAAAATCTGGACCGGTGTGCCGGTAGAAGGCCAATCCAAATACGGCTTCTGGCACGTGCTGATTTTTGCCTGGCTGTGTAACAGCGCCATGCACATCGGTTTATCCGACATGACCATTTACCGTTATGCGAAAAAGCCGCACTACGGCATCGCCTCGGCGGCGGGCATGTTTATTGGGCACTTTATGGCGTGGGTAGCCTCCGGCATCTTGTGCGCGGTGGCCATTCAGGCGGGCAACAACAATCCAAGCTCCGGCGAGATCGCCGTGATGAGCATCGGTATCGCCGGCGGTATCTGCGTGTTGATTGCCGGCTGGACCACCGCCAACCCCACGGTGTATCGCGCGGGCATCGCCGTGCAGGCACTGTTCCCGAATTTCAAACGCTGGAAAATCACCCTCGGTATCGGCCTGTTGGCCACGGTATTGGCCTGCTTCCCCTGGATCATTTCCAAGCTGGATCAGTTCCTGGGTTTTTACGCACTGGTGGCTGCTCCGGTGGGGGCCATGGTGCTGGCCGACGTGTGGTTGTTTCCGAAGCTGGGCCTGGTGCAGAACTTCGCCGATTTCCGCAAGATCAGTTTCAACTACGCCGTGGCCTCGGCCTGGGTGCTTTCTATCGTTGCAAGCTATGGGCTCTATGTTGCATTTGACGCAGACTTCTTTTTCTTTATGGCATTGCCGGCCTGGCTGATAGCTGGTGCCTTGTATGTGGTATTTGCCAAGCTGATGCAAAACGGGGTGACTGAAAGCCCTGCAGCAATGGAGGCAAACTGATGAATTGGCTGATACCCCTGAAGCTCGTTTCCTATGCCGGGTTGGTGCTCATTCTGGTGTCCTCCTTGTTGGTTTTTTACCAACAGGTTGATTTGGAAAATTTTAAGGATATGGCGTTGATAGGCACGCTGGTCTGGATTTTTACCGCACCATTGTGGATCAATCGCAAGGCCTGATCGTAGCTACCAAAGAACAATAAAATAGAGCCGGTGGCTGCGCCACCGCCGTTAATATTCGGGAAAACGTTGATGAAAATCGCTGGAATTCAACCGCTGCTGCTCATCACCGGTATGGCAATGGCAATACCGGTTATGGCTAATAGCAACCTGGTTGACTCACCGCTGTATAAAACCGTTTCAGACACCACCCGCGATTATATAGCGAGGGCGGCTGCAGGAGATCATCTGGCGTTGGAAGGCGGTCACATGGCTCTCGATGGCCATGTGATGCCTTATATGTATTTCCAGGCCCACGAAATATTGTTTTTGGATCGCCTGGGTAAACTGCGCCATCGCACCGTTTGGGCGACCGATGCGGTAAGCCGTGTAGATCATTGGCAAGATGCGTTTATTAAAGACGGGCTGCCAAAGGATGCTGTTATGGCAGCGCCTGGTGAGTTGGTGGGCGGTCGGCACTCGCAAATTGGTTACGAATTTATCTTGCCCGCGCTGCCCGAGTCGCAAACGGGATGGGAGCGATTTTTTACACTCAAGCCCATGGACATGAGTGTGCCCGGCTGGCCGGAAACCACCATATATGTAGATGGCATCGCTCGCGCAGCTTTGCAACGCAAACACTTCTATTGGGCGCTGGATAAGCTTGGGGACAGCACCAGACCTCAGCGGATCACGCTCAAAAGCTTCGGGGTATTCGATCAACCACGAGGCTATCGGGAAGTGGCTGTGGTTGAACGTGATCCACTGGCTGATGATGTTTATTGGAAGCTCCGGGTGTTGATTGAGGCGAGCACCATTCTTAATGATGACAGCGTACCCGGCCGACAGATCCGTGCGTTGATCGATAAAGCCATCGCGGCGGTGAACTTAGAAGTGCCGCATACCCCGGTGTATCGTCAACAATTACAAGCGGCGAATCAGTTGCTCGCGGAAGGTTTTACTGCATTAGCCAAGCTACCACAGAATAACGAGCGCCTCAGGGTAATGTTGCATGGCCATCTGGACAGTGCCTGGCGCTGGACGCTGGATCATACCGACGACAAATTATTGCGCCTGGCGCTCAATAATCTTTATCTGATGGACCGGTTTCCCGAATACAGGTACATCTTTACCACGCCGTTTCACTACGAGCGTATTCAGGCGTTGTATCCGGACGTATTTGAGCGGATCAAAACCAAAATCAACGCGGGCCAGTGGATTGCGAACGGTTCCACATACGTGGAAACCGATCTGAACCTGCCTGGTGGTGAAAGCGTAGTGCGACAGTTTTTGTATGGGCTGGACTATTACCGCAACACCCTTGGTGTTAAAGACAACGCCCTGTTCCTACCCGATACGTTTGGTTATCCGCAGTATTTTCCTCAGATAGCGCAGGACTTCGGGTTAGACAGTCTGGTGGCTATGCGCGCAAACACTCCGGAGATTGACAGCACCCTATATCGCTGGCGTGGACTGGATGGCAGTGAGTTATTGGTGAACAGCCTGTCAACACCGGCGTGGGAATATCCCTACGAGGAAGTTATTCATGGGCGTTCGTACGATGAAGGCCATTGGATCACAACCTATAACGCGCCTGATGCGGGACCAAGACGACTGGCGGGAACATGGGCGCAATTTAAAAATAAAGCGGAAACCGACCAGCAGTTGCTGTTGGTGGGGTGGGGCGATGGCGGTGCGGGCGGCACTGAAGATCATGTGGAATTGATCCGCCGGGTTACGGATTTGCCAGGATTCCCGCGCGTGCAGTGGACCAATATGTACGACTATCTCGAGCAGCAAAACCGGCAGCGTGAGCAATTCCCTCTGTTTGATGGTCGGATTCTGGCGCGCCCGTGGATTCAGCGCACGTTTATGCAGGCGAGTGGCATTAAACAAGCCAACCGCCGGGCCGAGCAGCGATTGCAGGAAGCGGAAGCGTTGGCCAGCTATGCGTCGCTTTCTGGTTTTGAATATCCTCAATCGGAATTTAAGCAGATCTGGAAGTCACTGTTGTTGCAGCATTTCCACGATATTGTTACCGGTATGGCGGTGCCCGAGGTGCTGGAGCGTGCGGCCAGGGATCTTGCCGATATCGAGCAGCGCGCGGCGATAATCCGGGATCAGGCGTTGGCGCACATTCTGCGCGAAGCGGATCTGGCCGATGCGGGCCTCGTGGTTTACAACCCTGCCGCCACAGTGGCAAGCGGTGTGGTAAATCTGGGTAAGGTGGATCTCGCGGGTGTCCGCCTTCTGGATGCGAGCGGGAATGTTCTGGCGCATGAGCGTGATGCGGTGGGCAATCTTTGGGTTGACCTGCCGGATCTCGCGCCGCAGACGTTTACCCATCTTCGGTGGGGCGACAAGCCCGAAGTGTCGGCGTCGTCGGGTGAGCTCAGCGTTCGCAAAGGGGTGCTGGAAAACGCCTTGGTCCGGGTGACGTTTAATCAGAACGGTCAGATCAGTTCCTACTTCGATAAAGTGGAACAGCGAGAGCTGGTGCCCGTAGGCAAAGTGTGGAATCAGTTTATGCGTATTCCTCACCAAACCGGCGTCGCTGAACCATTCTCTGCGCGGGCAAAGATAGATCAGGAATTTACCGGGCATTTGAGGGCGGGCATGCGCCTGAACTGGCGCAAAGGAAAAAGCCGGGTTGTCCAGCAGGTGTGGTTAGCGGCGCATTCGCGCCAGCTCCAATTTGACACGCATATCGATTGGCAGGAAGACCATCGCCTCGCCGTGGAATTCCCGCTCAATATCAACAGCCGGGAAGCGCACTATGGCATGCCTTTCGGGTTTGCCAGCCTTTCCCGGGGCGATTACGACCGCCACGCGGCAGTGGTATCGCCCATTGCGGTGCATGAATGGGCTGATGTCTCGGAAGGTGGCTATGGTGTCGCGTTACTGGATCGTACGCGATATGCCTACAACCTGAAGTCTGGCGGCTTGCGACTTAATCTGGCCTGGGGACAGCACAAGCACGAGTATCAGGAAATGCATCATTTGCACTGGAGTGAAAGCGGCAGTGGTGATGCGGGCGGTATGCAGATGAGTTATGCCTTGCTGCCGCACCAGGGCGACCTGCTCCGAGGCGGGGTGATCGAAAAAGCCAAAACCTTTAACCATTCACTGCTGGTCGCCGCCAATGCGGCAGGGCGGGGGTTAGGCCGTGGATTGCCGGCACCCATGATCAAGGACTTGCCGGCGAATGTCGCCTTTCCCTCAATCAAACGCACAGAGGCGGGGGACGCCATAGCGCTCCGGTTGTATGAGACCGGTAATCAGCGCACCCGGTGGAGCCCGCCCGCCGGCGCCCGATCTGCAACGCTGGCGGAAACCCCCAGTGTAGAGAACCCGGCTCTGTTTACGCCGTTCGAGATCAAAACATTGATTGTTAATGATTGAATATGATTTGTGTGTGGCATTTTGACGATGATCTTGGCATCAGGATCATCCTCCAGAGAAGAGGTATGGATGCGTTTATTAGGAAAATAAACGGTATAAACGGTGTTGTTACGGCAGCTGGCGGCATTTTGGCACCATTGGTAACAAATTCTCTATAAGGAAAGTTTTTGCAATAAAAATGATTGTAATTGATTTTAAATGATTCATAATGGCTGTATGTTGCTTTTTGGGTGATTGCTTCTGAGAGCAGGAAAAGCAGGACAAAAGCAGCAGCTGAGTAGCATCACAATAACTAAAGGTAAGAGATATGCTGAAACATAAGGCGTTTAATCGCTCCCTTCTCTCCGTTGCCGTGGCGACAGCTATGTGCAGCGTCACAGGATATGCATTGGCGCAGGAAGTGCCTGCGGACGAGGCCTTGCTAGAGGAAATCGAAGTCGTAGGTATTCGTCGTTCACTACAGAAGTCCGCGGATGTGAAGCGCGATGGTATGGGCGTGAGTGATGTGATCACTGCGGAAGACATGGGTAAGTTCCCCGATTCCAACCTGGCAGAGTCTCTGCAGCGCGTGCCCGGTGTATCCATCAACCGTGAAAACGGTGAGGGCCAGCAGGTCACCGTGCGTGGTCTGGGGCCACGCTTTAACTTGGTACAGCTTAATAATCGCCAGATGGCGGCAGCCAGTGGTCAGCGCAGCTTCGATTTCTCCGCAATTGCACCGGATATGATCCGTGGTATCGAGGTGCACAAAACTACCGCTGCGTCCCGCGAGACCGGTGGTATGGGCGCTACCATCAACGTGCGTACCATGCGTCCGCTGGAAGAGCCCGGCGAGCGTGCGGTGGTAAGTGCCCAGGGTATTTATGACCAGTCTTCACACGA
This region of Simiduia agarivorans SA1 = DSM 21679 genomic DNA includes:
- a CDS encoding GH92 family glycosyl hydrolase — encoded protein: MFASRKSTCKTALLALSAGFLLGGCGGETTSSAESSTAVMSQSSGLVSQWVDPFIGTANEGNTYPGAVLPWGMASVVPQNIDFANDKNSAAYVFGKPYIYGFGHMQLSGVGCPSSGALPVKITTGELSLAQKDTRSRYSRELAQPGYYRVFLDTFGVLAEMSATTRSGISRYQVPAGQTNFIFDLALNQGETKGGTITHVSENRVEGFQAEGNFCDAGQMRKVFFSAEFSKPAASYAKFESPEFLKAAKRVEGGKYEGVHFSYDFAEATEIELRVGISFVSVENARENLKVEQQGKSFAQIRQSAAQAWEKELSVVKVQGGTPENNTKFYTALYHSLIMPQTYSDVNGEYLSMDGKTVRKAEGYTRYSTFSLWDTYRTVHPLITLTHPKQQTDMLKSMADMVHDSGWLPKWELFGMEAATMVGDPAVPVVVDSYRKGLTDFDVEAVYGAMVKAATQTEPFNHMRPGLKHYRELGYIPQDDRGGEGKDFGWFNGIVWGTVSTTLEYNLADWNIAKLAEALGKTEDAKAFHEQSLSYRKLYDEETGFLRPRNVDGSWMTPFNPLDRHWDIRWEMSGGPGYVEGTAWQYLFFVPHDMPGLIDIMGEEQFIARLDESFDEFYFDMTNEPDIQYPFLYNYVAGKEYRTQEEVRYAVDKYFTTSPWGIPGNDDAGTLSAWLVFAMMGFYPDLVGEPSYQLALPSFARIDIDLDQNYYPGESFSIVVDNFKDTHRYLADKKVNGEPLAAFQLSHDAIVKGGTMTLTTSQYREVK
- a CDS encoding purine-cytosine permease family protein; the encoded protein is MSVAEKLSGKLDAVNEYEREPVPEKKVKGFKSFLGLVSGEHIAGTEFVIGPLFVLHGTAWNDLFWGLLVGNILATLSWVLLCAPTAVKTRLTIYYQLEKIAGFNLVSIFNFLNGLLFCVAAAAMIGVSGTAIGYMLGVDMPGLTDLMPGSFDAILIVFAIGVVMALVSTWGYDFVSKFSLIFAPWMPFIFLGAGIAMLPQLGLTQWSDFWTIAETKIWTGVPVEGQSKYGFWHVLIFAWLCNSAMHIGLSDMTIYRYAKKPHYGIASAAGMFIGHFMAWVASGILCAVAIQAGNNNPSSGEIAVMSIGIAGGICVLIAGWTTANPTVYRAGIAVQALFPNFKRWKITLGIGLLATVLACFPWIISKLDQFLGFYALVAAPVGAMVLADVWLFPKLGLVQNFADFRKISFNYAVASAWVLSIVASYGLYVAFDADFFFFMALPAWLIAGALYVVFAKLMQNGVTESPAAMEAN
- a CDS encoding alpha-mannosidase — encoded protein: MKIAGIQPLLLITGMAMAIPVMANSNLVDSPLYKTVSDTTRDYIARAAAGDHLALEGGHMALDGHVMPYMYFQAHEILFLDRLGKLRHRTVWATDAVSRVDHWQDAFIKDGLPKDAVMAAPGELVGGRHSQIGYEFILPALPESQTGWERFFTLKPMDMSVPGWPETTIYVDGIARAALQRKHFYWALDKLGDSTRPQRITLKSFGVFDQPRGYREVAVVERDPLADDVYWKLRVLIEASTILNDDSVPGRQIRALIDKAIAAVNLEVPHTPVYRQQLQAANQLLAEGFTALAKLPQNNERLRVMLHGHLDSAWRWTLDHTDDKLLRLALNNLYLMDRFPEYRYIFTTPFHYERIQALYPDVFERIKTKINAGQWIANGSTYVETDLNLPGGESVVRQFLYGLDYYRNTLGVKDNALFLPDTFGYPQYFPQIAQDFGLDSLVAMRANTPEIDSTLYRWRGLDGSELLVNSLSTPAWEYPYEEVIHGRSYDEGHWITTYNAPDAGPRRLAGTWAQFKNKAETDQQLLLVGWGDGGAGGTEDHVELIRRVTDLPGFPRVQWTNMYDYLEQQNRQREQFPLFDGRILARPWIQRTFMQASGIKQANRRAEQRLQEAEALASYASLSGFEYPQSEFKQIWKSLLLQHFHDIVTGMAVPEVLERAARDLADIEQRAAIIRDQALAHILREADLADAGLVVYNPAATVASGVVNLGKVDLAGVRLLDASGNVLAHERDAVGNLWVDLPDLAPQTFTHLRWGDKPEVSASSGELSVRKGVLENALVRVTFNQNGQISSYFDKVEQRELVPVGKVWNQFMRIPHQTGVAEPFSARAKIDQEFTGHLRAGMRLNWRKGKSRVVQQVWLAAHSRQLQFDTHIDWQEDHRLAVEFPLNINSREAHYGMPFGFASLSRGDYDRHAAVVSPIAVHEWADVSEGGYGVALLDRTRYAYNLKSGGLRLNLAWGQHKHEYQEMHHLHWSESGSGDAGGMQMSYALLPHQGDLLRGGVIEKAKTFNHSLLVAANAAGRGLGRGLPAPMIKDLPANVAFPSIKRTEAGDAIALRLYETGNQRTRWSPPAGARSATLAETPSVENPALFTPFEIKTLIVND